A region of the Agromyces sp. CF514 genome:
CTCAAGGCGTAGCGCCGGCCGGGCGGATCGCCGGGCGATCCCCTGTCAGGACCGCCCGGCGTCGTCGTCTCAGCCGCGCGCGATCGCGCGGCCGGCGGTACGGCCCGTGAAGAGGCATCCGCCGAGGAAAGTGCCCTCGAGCGCACGATAGCCGTGCACGCCGCCGCCGCCGAAGCCGGCCGCCTCGCCGACGGCGTAGAGGCCGGGCACGGGAGCGCCTTCGGCGTCGAGCGCCTGCGCGTCGAGGTTGGTCTGGATGCCGCCGAGGCTCTTGCGTGTGAGGATGTGCAGCTTCACCGCGATGAGCGGCCCGGCCTTGGGGTCGAGGATGCGGTGCGGGGTCGCCACGCGGATGAGCTTGTCGCCGCGATACTTGCGGGCGCCGCGCACGGCGGTCAGCTGGAGGTCCTTCGAGAACTCATTGTCGACCTCGCGGTCGCGCGCGACGATCTCGCGCTCGATGTTCGACGTGTCGAGCTCGACTTCGGGTGACAGCGCGCGCATGCCCTCGAGCAGTTCGTCGAGCGTGTCGGCGACGACGAAGTCGGCCCCGTGCTCCTTGAACGCCTCGACGGGGCCGGTGGCGCCGGGACCGACGCGCTGTGCGAGCAGCTTCAGGTCCTTGCCCGTGAGATCGGGGTTCTGCTCGCTGCCCGAGAGTGCGAACTCCTTCTCGATGATCTTCTGCGTCAGGACGAACCACGTGTGCTCGTGTCCGGTGGTCTGGATGTGCTCGAGCGTGCCGAGCGTGTCGAATCCGGGGAACAGCGGCACCGGCATCCGATTGCCCTCGGCGTCGAACCAGAGCGACGACGGGCCGGGCAGGATGCGGATGCCGTGCATCGGCCAGATCGGGTCCCAGTTGGTGATGCCCTCGGTGTAGTGCCACATGCGGTCGCCGTTGACGAGACGCGCACCGGCCTGTTCCGAGATGCCGAGCATGCGGCCGTCGACGTGCGCGGGCACCCCCGAGAGCATGTGCTCGGGCGGGGTGCCGAGGCGCTCGGGCCACGCCTGCCGCACGAGGTCGTGGTTGCCGCCGATGCCGCCCGAGGCGACGACCACGGCCGGCGCGCGCAGCTCGAAGTCGCCGACGACGTCGCGGTTGCTCGACTCGCCGCGCCCCGCGGCATCCGGAGCCAGCACCGAACCGCGCACGCCGACGACCGCGCCGCCCTCGACGACGAGCTCGTCGACGCGGTGGCGGTGCTTGAACTCGACGAGACCGGCCGCCTCGCCCGCCTTCACGCGTGCGATGAAGGGTGCGAGCACGCCCGGACCGGTGCCCCAGGTGATGTGGAAGCGGGGCACCGAGTTGCCGTGGCCGATGGCGTTGTAGCCGCCGCGCTCGGCCCAGCCGACGACCGGGAAGAACCGCACGCCCTTGCCGTGCAGCCAGGCGCGCTTCTCGCCCGCTGCGAAGTCGAGGTAGGCGTCGGCCCACTTGCGACCCCACTCGTCGTCGTCGCGATCGAAGCCGGCGGTGCCGTCCCAGTCCTGCCTGGCGAGGTCGAGGGAGTCCTTCACGCCCATGCGGCGCTGCTCGGGGGAGTCGATGAGGAACAGGCCGCCGAACGACCAGTGCGCCTGGCCGCCGAGGCTCGCCTCGGGCTCCTGGTCGACGATCAGGACGTGCTTGCCCGCGTCGACGAGCTCGGCTGCGGCCACGAGGCCGGACAGGCCCGCCCCGACGATGATCGCGGCGGGTTCGGGGCGGCCAGCGGGTTCTGGGCGCGCGGCGGGGGTTGCGGGCACTGGGGGACTCCTTCGTCTCACTCGTGTGCGGCTCGGGCGCACGAGGGCCGGGTCACTCCTCGAACGTGTTCACCATCGCGAACGCCGCACGCTGAAGATAATCCCACAGAGTCTCTTCGGCCAACGGCGGGAGTTCGAGCGCGTCGACGGCGGTGCGCATGTGCGCGAGCCAGCGGTCGCGGGCGTCGGGGTTGACCTTGAACCCGGCGTGACGCATGCGGAGCCGCGGGTGACCGCGCTGCTCGCTGTACGTGCCGGGCCCACCCCAGTACTGCTCGAGGAAGAGCAGGAGGCGTTCCTCGGCGGGACCGAGGTCTGCCTCGGGGTACATCGGGCGCAGCACCGGGTCGTCGGCGACCCCGCGGTAGAACTCGTGCACGAGTCGCTCGAAGGTGGGGCGGCCGCCGACGGTCTCGTAGAACGACGCGCCCAGCGCCGCGCCGTGCTCGCTGCCGCGCAGGGGGACGGATGCCGGTGGCACCGGGGTCAGCGGGACGGATGCCGGTGGCTGCTGTTCGTCGGTCACGATGGGGCTCCGGGGGTCGTCGGCGGATCGGTGGGCGGGATGAAGGGTGGCTTCGGGGCGGCCTTCGCGCGCTGCGCCTTCTTGGCCTTCGCGGTCGACGCCTTGACCGCCTCGTTCGTGAGCACGGCGTTCGGCGAGGTCTTCGGCGGCTTCGCGCCCTTGACGCGGGTGGCGCCGTCGAACCCGGTCAGCACGACCGAGCCGAGGCTCGGCAGCCTGAGACCCATGCCGTCGACGGCGTGCTTGAGCCGCACCCGCAGCTCTCGGGCGACGTCGTCCTTCGACGAGGTGCGCACCTTGACGACGACCCGGAGCACCATGGCATCGTCGGAGATCGACTCGAGGCCCCAGATCTCGGGGCGCTCGAGGATGCGTGCGCGCCACTTGCTCGACTGCGCGAACTCGTTCGCGGTCTTCAGGAGCTCGGACTCGACCTCGTCGACGTCGGCCTCGTACGGCACGGCGAGGTCGACGATCACGCGGGCCCAGCCCTGCGACATGTTGCCGACCCGGAGGATCTCGCCGTTGCGCACGAACCAGAGCGTGCCGTTCACGTCCCGCACCTTGGTGATGCGGATCTGCACCTCCTCGACGATGCCCGTCGCCGGCCCGAGATCGACGACGTCGCCCAC
Encoded here:
- a CDS encoding FAD-binding dehydrogenase, translating into MPATPAARPEPAGRPEPAAIIVGAGLSGLVAAAELVDAGKHVLIVDQEPEASLGGQAHWSFGGLFLIDSPEQRRMGVKDSLDLARQDWDGTAGFDRDDDEWGRKWADAYLDFAAGEKRAWLHGKGVRFFPVVGWAERGGYNAIGHGNSVPRFHITWGTGPGVLAPFIARVKAGEAAGLVEFKHRHRVDELVVEGGAVVGVRGSVLAPDAAGRGESSNRDVVGDFELRAPAVVVASGGIGGNHDLVRQAWPERLGTPPEHMLSGVPAHVDGRMLGISEQAGARLVNGDRMWHYTEGITNWDPIWPMHGIRILPGPSSLWFDAEGNRMPVPLFPGFDTLGTLEHIQTTGHEHTWFVLTQKIIEKEFALSGSEQNPDLTGKDLKLLAQRVGPGATGPVEAFKEHGADFVVADTLDELLEGMRALSPEVELDTSNIEREIVARDREVDNEFSKDLQLTAVRGARKYRGDKLIRVATPHRILDPKAGPLIAVKLHILTRKSLGGIQTNLDAQALDAEGAPVPGLYAVGEAAGFGGGGVHGYRALEGTFLGGCLFTGRTAGRAIARG
- a CDS encoding globin — encoded protein: MRGSEHGAALGASFYETVGGRPTFERLVHEFYRGVADDPVLRPMYPEADLGPAEERLLLFLEQYWGGPGTYSEQRGHPRLRMRHAGFKVNPDARDRWLAHMRTAVDALELPPLAEETLWDYLQRAAFAMVNTFEE
- a CDS encoding mechanosensitive ion channel family protein; protein product: MNVWTDFMSYWAENGGEIVGKAIQIVVIIAVALLIRWILHFVIERVVGQIVSGVKRKQDVTDTQALQASPLAAVRVVQRTRTLGSVFTNVVNVTLFIIVTLMIVSTIDSGILGSFALLSAAIGAGLGFGAQNIVKDVLNGLFMVVEDQVGVGDVVDLGPATGIVEEVQIRITKVRDVNGTLWFVRNGEILRVGNMSQGWARVIVDLAVPYEADVDEVESELLKTANEFAQSSKWRARILERPEIWGLESISDDAMVLRVVVKVRTSSKDDVARELRVRLKHAVDGMGLRLPSLGSVVLTGFDGATRVKGAKPPKTSPNAVLTNEAVKASTAKAKKAQRAKAAPKPPFIPPTDPPTTPGAPS